One Bemisia tabaci chromosome 7, PGI_BMITA_v3 DNA window includes the following coding sequences:
- the LOC109032711 gene encoding maltase A3, which translates to MAYIFNIIFCLAVIIANSGADQTFRELDWWENTLIYQIYPRSFQDSNGDGYGDLNGITERLDYVKEIGVETVWIQPIYKSPMTDLGYDVADYRAIDPLFGNMDDFKKLLKGIHDRGMKLILDFVPNHTSDLSEWFKLSVQRVEPYTDFYVWRDAKKINDTHSTYPNNWRSVFGGSAWKWNEQRKQYYLHQFTEGQVELDFRNPRVRTEIENVLKFWLDLGVDGFRVDALGYVYEEEHFLDEPFVREARGDETDYVTLDHIYTISQPENSGLVKSWRAMLDDYSKKDGQTRLLCIEDYGWPILLRSHLGNETIPGAQISFYVRLAWMDFEANAPELDIWIHNMTDVFPAPNYNWVLDNHDNNRVSSRYQPESVDAWNMLALLLPGVASIYYGSELGMQDIKPRKEQRQDPGNQGNGRTGTRDGPRGPMMWDDTRNAGFTTAKKPWLPVNPNYWETNVEAQRRDHGSHLNIYKRLVALRRTHVIRYGDLNTYVPKDWVYMFTRSIDTEKIAVLMNIGSETEEVCAKYSANHLPEIMYVHTSSINSGLGIGDKVKTFDSDESKCIRMRPFSGLVLSSIAQSHNFASRSSYSIIILLLVTCFKILI; encoded by the exons ATGGCGTATATTTTCAACATCATCTTTTGTCTCGCTGTTATCATCGCCAATTCCGGAGCGGATCAAACGTTCAGAGAACTTGACTGGTGGGAAAATACACTGATCTATCAAATTTACCCAAGATCTTTTCAAGATTCAAACGGAGATGGCTATGGCGATTTGAATG GAATCACCGAGAGGCTAGACTATGTCAAAGAAATAGGCGTGGAGACGGTTTGGATCCAACCTATTTACAAATCTCCGATGACTGATCTAGGGTATGACGTTGCCGACTACAGAGCCATCGATCCGCTTTTTGGAAATATGGACGACTTTAAGAAACTACTCAAAGGAATACACGATAGAG GAATGAAATTAATCCTGGATTTCGTGCCAAACCATACAAGCGACCTAAGCGAATGGTTCAAGCTCTCAGTACAACGCGTCGAACCGTACACTGACTTTTACGTCTGGAGAGACGCAAAGAAAATTAACGATACGCACTCAACTTATCCGAACAATTGG CGCAGTGTTTTCGGCGGTTCGGCCTGGAAATGGAATGAACAAAGGAAGCAGTACTACTTACATCAATTTACCGAAGGCCAAGTCGAGTTAGATTTCCGCAATCCTCGAGTCAGGACAGAAATCGAA AATGTGCTGAAATTCTGGCTGGATTTGGGCGTGGACGGTTTCAGAGTCGATGCTCTCGGCTACGTTTACGAGGAAGAGCACTTCCTGGACGAGCCATTCGTCAGGGAGGCGAGAGGAGACGAAACTGATTACGTGACTCTTGATCACATTTACACCATCAGTCAACCGGAAAATTCAGGTCTCGTCAAATCGTGGCGAGCTATGCTAGATGATTACTCCAAAAAAGATGGCCAAACACG GTTACTTTGCATTGAGGACTACGGTTGGCCTATTCTTCTTAGAAGTCATCTAGGGAATGAAACTATTCCTGGTGCCCAAATCTCCTTTTACGTCCGGCTGGCTTGGATGGATTTCGAGGCAAACGCTCCAGAGTTGGACATTTGGATCCATAATATGACAGACGTTTTTCCAGCTCCTAATTACAATTGGGTG TTAGATAACCACGACAACAACAGAGTCAGCTCGAGATACCAACCGGAGAGCGTGGACGCGTGGAACATGTTGGCCTTGCTTTTGCCGGGAGTGGCGAGTATATATTACGGGAGTGAGCTCGGCATGCAGGATATCAAGCCGAGGAAGGAGCAACGCCAGGACCCCGGGAACCAGGGCAACGGCAGGACCGGGACCCGGGATGGTCCAAGGGGCCCCATGATGTGGGACGATACTAGGAATGCCG GATTCACAACGGCGAAGAAACCTTGGCTACCGGTGAATCCTAACTACTGGGAGACTAACGTGGAGGCTCAAAGACGGGATCACGGAAGTCATCTCAACATTTACAAACGCCTCGTAGCATTGAGGAGAACGCACGTTATTCGATATGGAGATCTGAACACTTACGTCCCTAAAGACTGGGTCTACATGTTCACGAG gtCAATCGATACCGAAAAAATAGCAGTCCTAATGAACATTGGATCAGAAACTGAGGAAGTTTGTGCCAAATACTCAGCAAACCATTTACCGGAAATAATGTATGTTCACACGAGCAGCATCAACTCCGGTCTAGGAATCGG agataAAGTGAAAACATTTGACTCGGACGAGAGTAAATGCATCAGAATGAGGCCTTTCTCTGGTCTGGTTCTCAGCTCTATCGCACAATCACACAATTTTGCCTCCCGATCATCATACTCCATAATTATCCTCCTTCTAGTGACCTGCTTCAAAATACTCATATGA